A single region of the Sorghum bicolor cultivar BTx623 chromosome 9, Sorghum_bicolor_NCBIv3, whole genome shotgun sequence genome encodes:
- the LOC8065345 gene encoding transcription factor MUTE: protein MSHIAVERNRRRQMNEHLKVLRSLTPGLYIKRGDQASIIGGAIEFIKELQQVLESLEARKKRRSGGSFISRTSSSPSPTPSPRSHFLSSGSSSAASSSTTTMATPSPPVATTTMIKELAACCNSAVADVEAKISGSNVLLRTLSRRIPGQAVRMIAVLEGLHLEVLHLNISTMEDTVLHSFVLKIGLECQLSVEDLAYEVQQTFVVVCCRDGDLELPEPADQSQENHRLMMYSSAMAI, encoded by the exons ATGTCCCACATCGCGGTGGAGCGCAACCGGCGGCGGCAGATGAACGAGCACCTCAAGGTGCTCCGGTCCCTGACGCCCGGCCTCTACATCAAGCGCGGCGACCAAGCCTCCATCATCGGCGGCGCCATCGAGTTCATCAAGGAGCTGCAGCAGGTGCTGGAGTCGCTGGAGGCCAGGAAGAAGCGGCGCAGCGGCGGCAGCTTCATCAGTCGTACTAGTAGTAGCCCCAGCCCCACGCCCAGCCCGCGCTCCCACTTCCTGTCCTCCGGATCCTCATCCGCCGCCAGCAGCAGCACCACCACCATGGCCACCCCGTCGCCGCCAGTCGCAACGACGACGATGATCAAGGAGCTCGCCGCGTGCTGCAACTCGGCCGTGGCCGACGTCGAGGCCAAGATCTCCGGCTCCAACGTCCTGCTGCGCACGCTCTCCCGCCGCATCCCCGGGCAGGCCGTCAGGATGATCGCCGTGCTCGAGGGCCTCCACCTGGAGGTGCTCCACCTCAACATTAGCACCATGGAAGACACCGTCCTCCACTCCTTCGTCCTCAAG ATCGGGCTCGAATGCCAGCTCAGTGTTGAGGATCTTGCCTACGAGGTGCAGCAGACCTTCGTCGTCGTCTGCTGCCGGGACGGGGACCTGGAGCTGCCGGAGCCAGCAGACCAGTCGCAGGAGAATCATCGCCTCATGATGTACTCCTCAGCTATGGCCATATAA